The sequence TTTCTCCAACATTTGGTCCCTGGGCCTCAAAATGTTGTTTATTCTGAGATGTAACCGCTGTGATTTACATCTTGAAGCTAGCTTCCACTGCTTGTGCTCTCTCTGTGATGTGCTTCTGAAAGGGCATCATGAAGTCATCAAAATCTACTTCATATGTCAACCTCTCCCGGCGCAGTTCCCTCATTCTGATCAGCTCTGCTGTCGTGGCTTCAGGACTCCAGATCTTAAACAAATAACCACATCCAGAGTGAATGTTAGCATGGCAGCCAATAAACATGCCAATATCCAGACAACCTTCAATCTGGTCAATTTAAAACTATCCAATTTACTtctggcaagaggagaagggatgacagaggatgagatggttggatggcatcactgactcaatggacatgagtttgagcaagctctgggagatggtgaaaaacagggaagcctggcgtgctgcagtccatggggtcacaaagagacacaactgagcgactgaacaacaacaacaacaaatttacttCTAAGtctattttaacttttatctCTTACATGACATTAGTGGTTACATAGCCATCACTGTTTCTGATGGTGACTATTTGAACAACTGAAATGCCCTTCAGTTACCTCTCTGATGGCCCTGAGGCCAGCTGCTGTTCATTCTCAGGAGGTCAAAACCAGGAAGCAATGGAATTAATAGACAGCCTTTACATCTTGTGGGgaagtcaaaattattttcacagtAGGGGGCAAAAGGAGCTGGTGGTCTATTATTCAGCATGGTTTGATGAGCATTAGCAAGACCACTCTTGTTCTCCAAATATGTCTTCATCTCTTTACTTGTAGATGTTTAAGGAAGCTATTTAATAAATCCAGTCTTGATCAGTATAAAACTCCCAAGTGAGATGGTGATAGTGTGTACAAAGAGGAAAGGTTGGACTTTAAGAAGTACCCAgagaaaatatctataaaattcaGTGACTACATGGCTACAAGGAATGGCACTGACCAAAGACAACTTCAACTATTCAAGGAAAATTAAGAAgtcaatacagaaaataaaaccacaagatATCGGAAGCTATGCAAATTGGACTTACTTAGTTGTAAGCAGGATCTAGAAAAAGGACAACTTCAAATAACAACTTATCAAAAACACAGCTTATCAAAAGATAAGCTTTGGACAGTTGTTTGGGTGCTCTGcataaaaagtatttgaaaaaaggCATTAGGAGTTTATACCATGTTACAATCTTTCTAAAGTACTTACCCGCTGTGGAATAAATGTGATATCCACTTTCTTGGTATAACCACTGGTAATCAATGAATTGAGATAAACTACATTATCTTTACGCATCTTCTTGTCCTCCACTATGGCTGGTACAGTGTATATTGCTGAAAGTGTTTCCTGGAAACGAGCAAAAACCCAAAAAATAACTATCAATTTCAAAAACCTGTGTATACTTTCTAATActctgaagtttaaaaaatgctACTATATAAATTATGATTTGAAATGAAATAGAATCTTATTATAACTTTGGGTGGGGAGAGATAACTCTTTTGCCTTGTTTAACTTAATTAGTATTAGTGACAGATCACAAAAGTCTTCAAGATCCATCCTTGATCTGCGGCCATTATTAATCAGAAGAATGTATTCCTACTAAAATGATAATGGTGCATGTGTTAGGAGCTATAACTGATCAATCTTCCTTCACCTCTAGCTATCCTTACTCTCTTCCTCCATGCTTGTTACTCTCTACTGTCTGCCGATCATCCCTTCAACTCTGTCTGCTTCCTAtcacctctcagttcagttcagttcagtcactcagtcgtgtccgactctttgcgaccccgtgaatctcagcaagccaggcctccctgtccatcaccaattcccggagttcactgagactcacgtccatcgagtcagtaatgccatccagccatctcatcctctgtcatccccttctcctcctgcccccaatccctcccagcatcagagtcttttccaatgagtcaactcttcgcatgaggtggccaaagtactggagtttcagatttagcatcattccttccaaagaaatctcagggctgatctccttcagaatggactggttggatctccttgcagtccaagggactctcaagagtcttctccaacaccacagttcaaaagcatcaattcttcgaggctcagccttcttcacagtccaactctcacatccatacatgaccacaggaaaaaccatagccttgactagacgaacctttgttggcaaagtaacgtctctgcttttgaatatgctatctaagttggtcatgactttccttccaaggagtaagcgtcttttaatttcatggctgcagtcaccatctgcagtgattttggagacaagaaaaataaagtctgacactgtttccactgtttccccatctatttcccatgaagtgatgggactgtatgccatgatcttcgttttctgaatgttgagctttaagccaactttttcactctccactttcactttcatcaagaggcttttgagttcctcttcactttctgccataagggtggtgtcatctgcatgtctgaggttattgatatttctcccagcaatcttgattccagcttgtgcttcttccagtccagcgtttctcatgatgtactctgcatagaaattaaataagcagggtgacaatatacagccttgatgtactccttttcctatttggaaccaatctgttgttccatgtccagttctaactgttgcttcctgacctgcataaagatttctcaagaggcagatcaggtctggtattcccatctctttcagaattttccacagtttattgtgatccacacagtcaaaggctttggcatagtcaataaagtagaaatagatgtttttctggaactctcttgctttttccatgatccagcagatgttggcaatttgatctctggttcctctgccttttgataATGTTAAAACTTTTCCTTCCTGAACTTCATACCCTATCCTGTGTCAGCCAAAGATCTTGAGGGATCCATCTGTTTCCCTAAAAGAAGCTTCCAGCCTAGAAATGTACTTAGAGCTTCCTGCTAAGGACAAATTCTAGATGTCTGGGAAACCCCCATAAACAACAATCTTCTGCTGATAATTTAGAGGGACCCAAACCACTCCAGATTACCTGGAACAATTTGGCATCTTTAAAGCCTTCTAGAGTCATTTTTCAGGATTATCCAAGTTACAAATCCTAGggttcataatttaaaaaaaattccttgggAGTTGGGTGTTAAGGTAGGTAGTGAAAGattataaaatcaaaatgaatgaaaatcatgctttacttcttttctcataAATGTTACCCTACACTTCCCTTTTGGGACATCTCATCAAATCTGTATAATTCAGGTCTAAGTGTATACACTTCTAATATAAGTTCTTTTTTCAACATTCTAACAGTATTTGGTTCAATCAACTTGTTTTTTGTGTGGATTCTGTTTGCAATAACTTTTTAGACTTTTCAGTAATAGTAAATTTCTTGCTAGGTATTTCTTTAGAACTATTGGTACTGAAAACATGGACTACATATTATTTGCCCATGAACTGTAACAATAAGTAAATGGTGCTGCAGCCACACCAGGTACTCATGAGGGGTCAGTTGCTTTTCATACCTCTTCCTTCTTAATCTCGGGGCCTTCAGTCTTTGCTTTGGGTTGTGGCTTGCCTTTTGGTTTTTGATTTTCTGCTGGTTTGGGCAAGTTATCCAGCTTTTCTTTAATCAAACCAATTATTCTACTGTCAGCATAAGCTTTTGCAACATCCATGGCACTATGCCctgtttaaaacataaatttagagTTTCATTAAACAGATTAATAATAAACAATGTAGCAAAATATCAGCTCTAAGTATGTGGTACTAACGGTGATTACTGAAGCCAGTGATACGTATAAAAGTCACAGATTGGTTCAGATATTCTCTAAAGTGGTCCCAGCtcaaaaattttatcatttaaagtgtCATTTACCAGCAAGACCATTTCTTCTTGTTAATTATTTTGAGCATGTTTGATAGGAAAGAATGGTAGGTTACATTTTGAATATCTGAGTGCTAGTTCTCCTCCCACAGTGTGCACATTCCTCCATGGGTGACAATTTTATGCTTTCCTCCTTCCTGTTGCGGAAGGAGGTATATTCAAAAAGTCTGGGGAAGCTGGAAGTCACAAGTACTCTATGCAGATGGCTGGATATTATGACCCCTGTTACATCTGCAGGCAGGCCTAACAATACTACCTGTGACTCAGAGGCAGCCTGAAGCAGCCAAAGTTATTAAAGCTCCTTCAGATCAAAAAGAAGCAATGAGTCCCACTCTCAAAACGCCTCCACTTTTTcatgaagaaaatttatgacataAAGAAGGCTTCCCATTTACTTCCTAGAAGGAGTCTTATTTCAGGAATGACTGTTTAGCTGTAGAAGGAATCTAAAGTCTACAGGGGCTTCAAACTATGCCAATTATTAGAAATTGACAGCTAAAACACTGTGATGACTCAAAATGTGATTTGCATACTGGTGTCAGTCTACATATTAGTGGTATGGGCTCACAGTGAAGTAAGTACAGGAATTAAAGAGTAAGTGTTTAGAAATTTTTATAGcaattttatagaattttgtcatttgaatccaaagattttaaaagtttgggTTTGCATTTCATAGggttctttttcctcttcatttttctagtaaatcatttttcattgtgttttacaAAAGTCTCAGTCTACAATGAATTACCAACATAGACAActgattctttaacactagtgatTTGAGAAGCACTATGTACAAAACAAAGTTCCATAACATTTAATTCAGGTTAGTTTTTGCAACAGTAACTTAAGGGAAAATGTGGTCCTGCAATAAAAAATTTAGAAGGCTTAGGAATCTAACATAAATCCTCCTTTTCTAGCCCTAATCACCTGTAATGAAACTCATACCTTTCCTATTCTCCAACTGGAATTTAGCACCGATGTCAAGCAGGTATTTTACAGTATCCAGTCTGCAGCTCTCAATGGCTCTACTTAAGGGAGTTGAGTTGTTGATTGAGAGGGCATCTACCACAGCTCCAGATTTAACAAGAAGCTCAACAATATCCTGTTGGCCAGCATGGCATGCAAAATGAAGGGGAGTCCACAGAAAATTATCTGTTGCATTAACGTTAGCCCTGTAAAATGAGATAGATACAGAAGCTAAAAATATGGATTGATTCAAGCACTGGAGGCTAAAAATTCTAAGATTTCATAGCTTTATTAAGTTGTTCAACTGTAAACCAAGAAAGATTTGGGTCAAGTTAAACTCTGTGCCATAATTTTTCTTGAACTGTGTTCTGCATCTGATAGTCAACtttctttgtgtatatatacattttgtttagTTTAGAAGCTCTTTGGATCCTAGGGGTTACAATTTTTGTTAGATGTTAATATTggggaaaattataaaactggATCCAGTGAAGATCAAAGTTGACAGGAAATAGAAAAgctacattatttcattttgtatctACTTGCTCTGTATGTTATGAATTTATAAATACACCATCATTGTTAAAATTCTAAGCAATAAAATCTATCAAAAAGTTTGTAtcaaaaatggtacaaatgaacatatttacaaaacataaacagactcatcagttcagttcatttcagtcgctcagttgtgtctaactctttgtgaccccatgaactgcagcactccaggcctccctgtcaatcaccaactcccagagcccacccaaacccatgcccatcgtgtcagtgatgccatccaaccatctcatcctctctcgtccccttctcctcctgccctcagtctttcccagcatcagggtcttttccaatgagtcagctcttcgcatcaggtggccaaagtattggagtttcagcttcaacatcagtccttccaaagaacacccaggactgatctcctttaggatggactggatggatcttcttgcagtccaatggactctcaagagtcttctccaacaccacaattcaaaagcgtcacttcttcagtgctcagctttctttatagtccaactctcacatccatacatgactgatggaaaaaccatagccttgactagacagacttttattggcaaagtaatgtctctgctttttaatatgctgtctgggttggtcataactttccttccaagtagtaagcatcttttaatttcatggctgcagtcaccatctgcagtgattttggagcccccaaaaataaagtcagccactgtttctactgttaccccatctatttgccatgaagtgatgggaccagatgccatgatctttgttttctgaatgttgagctttaagccaactttttcactctcctctttcaccttcatcaagaagccctttagttcttcttcactttctgccataagggtggtgtcatctgcatatctgaggttattgatatttctcccggcaatcttgattctagcttgtgcttcctccagcccagcatttctcatgatgtactctgcatataagttaaataagtagggtgacaatatacagccttgatgtactcctcatAGACTcatagacttcaaaaacaaacttctggttgccaaaggagaatggataaatcggaagtttgggattaatatatatatatattattatatataaaatagataatcagtaaggacctactgtgtagcacagggaacaccactcaatattctgtaataatctatatggaaaaagaatatgaagaagaatggatacatgtgtgtatataactgaatcacttttctgtacacctgaaactaacacaacactgtaaatcaactatgctccaatacaaaataaagattaaatgaaaaaataaaaagcaaaaaaaagaaaattaattctttcaatttcattaaaAGCAATTTATCattcagaaactataaaaataaaataaaattcattaccCAAAACTTCAAATTATCATTAGTTGCTTTATGTTACCACTTggtaataaacacatttaaatatttctttgacaTTAAACattatagtaataataacaatatctTTTATCAAGTCTGCAACTACTAGGttactaagtgctttacatatctaactcatttaatcttcaagaaATTCTGTGAGCTGAGTTCCATTATAGCCCCATTACtaaagtgagaaaactgaggcacaaaaaggTTAAGAAAGTTACACCAGGTTATTCAGGAATGGTAAAAAAGAAGGACTTAAACCAGAGAAATTGCTTctgattaaaaagttaaataaaatgtcatGCTTTGTTATCTTaaagatatttacaaatgaacCAATGAAAAGGGAATGAAACATGCCTAGTCATTTAGTCgttatgtgcatgctaagtcgctgcagtcatgtctgactctttgcaaccctatggacattgcctgccaggctcctctgtccatgggattccccaggcaagagtactggattgagttgccatgccctcctccaggggatcttcccaacccagggattcaactgagtctcttatgtctcctgtactgacaGGCGggtcttttccactagtgccacctgggaagcccacttagtCTTATGGCCACCATCAAATTATTTGATTTGTTGGGATgccctcaaaaacaaaacaacaaaaaaagcagattTAAAAATGACTCCAtgtaaaatgaatacattctAAAGATCTGCTGTACAATATTGTGATCGTAGTTGACAATATtgcactgtacacttaaaatttgttaagagggtagatcaCATGCTATTTTTGAccacagtaaatatttttaatttaaaataaaataaaaggcactCCACATCATCTAGGTAAAGCTCTGAGAccaaattaaaattgttttgggAGGCCAGGGATACCCGATCATAAGGCTTCTTCCACCCCTAGAGTGAAAACTTCTCAGCTTTCACTTTGGCATTGTTGTACATGCTCTTAATGTTCCCATTAGCCTGGTTCACAGTATAAAGTCTATTTGTGGTCTAGACTTCAGGAATGAAGCCCTTTCTTGCCACTATTTAAATTCTAGAGTTAAATGTTTCTTAgccttcctttcactttcttgaaaTGTGAAGGCTCCCAAAAATCTAAATCACACTCAAGCGAAAGGCATACCCTTTTTCAAGAAGAAACTTGACTGCATCGATGTTTCCAGTGGCACATGCAGTCATTAGCGGTGTCTTGTAGTAATTATCCTTCATATCCACAGGTATTCCTGATTCAAAGGCCTTTTTCagagaagccaggtctcccgccttggtGATAAAATTAATGTTTGAAAAGACCTTCCCTGTATCATCAATATACCAAGCAGAGTCATCCTGAATGGGATGTTCTGGGGGGTGATCTCTGTTAAAGCGGTTGCAATCAGTTACATTCTTGTAGGTTTCAATCATGTAACAGGGCGGCCCACCATCACTGCGGCGTGGAAACACGTGGTCGGGGATGATACAGATGGGGAGGGGTAAAACAAACTTGCCCACTCTGGCTCTTTTGGccatcccttttttctttttcttaggccCATAGGATCCCAAGACATAAGACTTACTTAAATATCTGATCCCTTTAAAGAACTCGTTAATATTGACCCCTCCACCCCGGACTTTTTCGTGAAGTTGCGCTATAGCAGCCAGCTGCTCTGAGTTCACAAAATCTTGCCTCTCCTCCAGGGTCAGCACAAAGTCCTCCTTGGTGACTGTCCCATCGCCCCTGTCCACAAACGAGAAGGCTTCCCGAAGGAAAGTCTCATGTTCTATTGACCAATCGTGAAGTCTCAGGAACAAGTGCGGATTCGGATTTTTGACCCCTGGCCTGGCCAGTTTATTAGCGATTTGCTCCGCCCGCCGTATTTCTTTGCTGGCTGCTTTGAAGCCGCCTTCCTTAGCCAAGTTCCTGGGCATTTTATGCTCCAGATTCTTCCATTTTAGGTCACATCCTAAAACAGGAAACATCATGATTATGAATGGTGCTGGGGCATCTGCCCAAGTTCACAAATGACAtgcatctgttgttgttgtttaaatttcCAGCAAATAGTCAAAAGTCAGTCCCCAAATTATTTGTATATAGAGGTGAGCAGTTATTATAATTACAGAATTAATCTGTGATTGTTCTGCTCAAGGTTATGCGGCAACCTGgttggaggggagtttgggggagaatagataatacatttatatgtatggctgagtccctttgcaatacatctgaaactatgataacattgttaataggctatactctaatataaaagtgattccctgtggctcagtggtaaagaatctgcctgccagtgcaggagatgcaagggacttgggttggatccttgggtcaggaagatctggagaaggaaatggcaacccattccagtatccttgcctggaaaattccatggacagaggagcctggtggtctgtagtctgtggggtcacaagagttggacaggactgagcatacacacactcaactcatatataaatttaaaacttttaaaaaatttaataaataaaaattattattaacttatatgcagagtacatcatgcaaaatgtcaggttagatgaagcacaagctggaattaagattacagggagaaatatcaataacctcagatatgcagatgatgccacccttatggcagaaagcaaagaggatctaaagagcctcttgatgaaggtgaaagaggagagtgaaaaagctggcttaaaactcaacattcaaaaaactaagatcacggcatccagtcccataacttcatggcaaatagattgggaaacaatggaaacagtgacagactttattttcttgggctccaaaatcactgcagaaggtgattgcagccatgaaattaaaagatgcttgctccttggaagaaaagctatgacaaatctagacagcatattaaaaagcagagacattactttgctggaaaagtctgtctagtcaaagctatggtttttccagtagtcctgtatggatgtgagagttggaccataaagaatgctgagcactgaagaattgctgcttttgaactgtggtgttggagaagactcttgagagtcccttggaccacaaggagatcaaaccagtcaatcctaaagaaaaccaaccttgaatattcattagaaggactgatgaagctgaagccccaatactttgaccacttgatgcaaagagccgactcattggaaaagaccctgatactggggaagattgaaggcaggaggagaaggggatgacagaggatgagatggttggacggcatcaccaaatcaaggaacatgagtttgagcaagctctgggagatggtgaaggacagggaagcctggcgtgctgcactctgTGGGtcatatagagtcagacacaactgagtgactgactgaacaacattgtGAACACAAAAACTTaagctataatttttttctttctgtgagctTCAGTTTGGTGAATTTTGAGGAAGATATTTTTCCAGTGCATAGTATCCATCCCCAATGGATTAAGAAATCAATCCCTGTAGATATTtgaaacaaatatcatattagaATACTTGCTAAAGAGGCTTCATGCCAAGTGGGAAAGAGTAAAGATGGTATTTAAATTTGGAAAGAACCTGGATTCAAACAGCTTAAGCAGGACTTTAGGCATCTAAGATGCTAactgacttttgtttcttttgaacaaTTATGACTGTCAATCTGTGTAAAATCTTAAACTatgttttatctgtattttccatGAAATTCATGTAATTTGTATTGACCTGCTGTTTTGCAGTAAGGTCATATGAACAGCCTGTAAAAGTAATCTGCTCATCAAATCTGAAAGAATTCCAGTGTAAGAGTTGTGCAATTAGGCATTAAAATTCGTTTTCCTTTTTTAGTCTCTGACTTAAAATGATGAGACCAACATTATATGTAAGCATTCTCCAAATAAATAAGCTTTTCTGAATGCATCAGGAAGTCTACTTAGTGGTATCAAGAAGGCTGTGTTGTCTGTAATAAGTGTCTTGAGACACTAAAAACCCATTATAAGTCAGACTATGAAGATATTCGTTCTAGTGTTTTGAATCTATGAGGCTCTTTTGTTGCCTTGCCAATATCACATAATCAAAAAAGATTCTCTAGCAATCAGTATCTCTAGCATCCAAAATGTAAAGGCAGCTGCATGTGAAAATATAACATCCCCCtctaacattttataattttattccttatcaaaaagaaaaatgatttcagCATTAATACTTCTGGCattgtcaaaaattaaaattttatatgaaggCTGGTATATTTACTAGTGATAGGAAAAGTCAAAAAGAGTACTTGGgacaaaaaaaattctgtaatttttataTTGGACAGTTTGAAGAATAGTGTGACTTATTGGGAAAAGAACCTGAGCCTTGTCTCCACAGTATAACAACTCAATAGTGTAATTCCATAGTCATCTTGAGTATGCTACTTTTACTTAGCTTTTTCACTTACTCAGGATGTCTGGGGTTTATCTGCCATCTCCCATTTCACTCCTGTATTCACCCCAGCACCAAGGATCAAAGGATTTTAAAGCTGCTTTATCTTGCCACCTTCTGCTCCTAGTTTCCTCCCAGTTAGCAATTTTGTGTGGAATAAAGACTCCCACATCCCAGCTTAAAGATATGAAGGCATTTTCCCGTCCTTTTGactttgtcttctcttttatCTTTAGTAAATACAGATCCTTTCATGCCCTCTGTGATTTACACCCCTCTGTTGCTGAGATACGTGACTTTCAGCTGACTGCTGACAAAAGCCCTGTGAGGAGATCCCTCCAAGGGGGCTTCAGGAGAGCTAATCTAAACCCTCCACTCCCCTGGACATGGCCTCACACTGCCTACAGGGAGGTGTAAATTACTCCAGGgacaagatcaggaacaaaagtGGAGTGTATTAAGGAAGTAGTAGTAGGAAGTAGTGGGAGAAGAATCTAGCCTTCATATTTAAGGATAGAAGAGGCTACACCCAGGGAGTTTACTCAGAAATGAGCATTTTGTGGCTAACAGTTTCCAGTTGCTCTGACTGCCTTAGATCAAGATTCTAAAGATGGAAGTATAACTGATAGCACTCTCATGTGGAACTAGGCCACCCATATAGCCCTGGTGAAGCAGTTGTACTTCCAAAGATGCTAGGGAACTCAAAACATTTTCAGACATTTGTTTCAGAAACAGTCTAGTCTTATGAGTCTGCCAGGAGGATCAATCTTTTCTGCATCACCAGGCAAGGCCTTTGGCCAGCTTTGGCCCTGTACATCTCAATTTGCTTTCTCTGACTTTATCCCAGaaggacataaatggtagagTATATATTgagggacggagaaggcaatggcaccccactccagtactcttgcctggagaatcccatggacagaggagcctggtaggctgcagtccatgggttgctaagagtcggatacgactgagcgacttcactttcacttttcactttcatgcattggagaaggaaatggcaacccactccagtgttcttgcctggagaatcccagggacgggggagcctggtgggctgctgtctatggggtcgtacggagtcggacacaactgaagtgacttagcagcagcagcatatattgaGGGATGTTTGTCCCAATAAGAAAAGAGTCAGCATATTAAAGTTGAAGAAGCTTGTCTCAATCTGGGCAGATCTCTAGTTTTCAGTAATACACAATGTGAAAAATGAAGTATCAGAATAATCTGCTGGTGGTGAGAGATTTGGAAACAAGATTTGAAAACTGTCTCTTCAGAGACAGTTGATGAGGGCAAAAATTGCATGTGGTACATTTTCCATTATCTCTTTATTTTAGGGGGATGGGGAAAGAATGTGAGCTTTGttataaggtaaaaaaaaatatcaaagtgaatcagttactaCACCATTAGTTATGCAGGCATGTTAGTCTTATTTATAATGTTAGTGACTTCAAAATTTCTATGCCTGCTTAGAAGACAGGAAAATGAAAGTACTTTTTCTGCTCTATTATAGAGCTGCTGAACTTTAAGTTTCTATTTCtcataaactggaaaaaaataactcACTACCATAACATTCAGCAGCATGCAGTTCCCTCTCTAACAAAGAGTTAATAACTTTGAATGTccatttaattcagttcagttcagttcagttcagtcactcagtcgtgtccaactctttgtgaccccatggactgcagcatgccaggcctccctgtccatcaacaactcccggaggttact comes from Bubalus bubalis isolate 160015118507 breed Murrah chromosome 14, NDDB_SH_1, whole genome shotgun sequence and encodes:
- the ANKEF1 gene encoding ankyrin repeat and EF-hand domain-containing protein 1 isoform X4, with the translated sequence MFLEKGANPNAINTSTGRTALMEASREGVTELVRGILERGGDVNAFDNDRHHAAHFAAKGGFFDILKLLFAYNGDMGLIAMNGNTPLHYAAMGGFADCCKYIAQRGCDLKWKNLEHKMPRNLAKEGGFKAASKEIRRAEQIANKLARPGVKNPNPHLFLRLHDWSIEHETFLREAFSFVDRGDGTVTKEDFVLTLEERQDFVNSEQLAAIAQLHEKVRGGGVNINEFFKGIRYLSKSYVLGSYGPKKKKKGMAKRARVGKFVLPLPICIIPDHVFPRRSDGGPPCYMIETYKNVTDCNRFNRDHPPEHPIQDDSAWYIDDTGKVFSNINFITKAGDLASLKKAFESGIPVDMKDNYYKTPLMTACATGNIDAVKFLLEKGANVNATDNFLWTPLHFACHAGQQDIVELLVKSGAVVDALSINNSTPLSRAIESCRLDTVKYLLDIGAKFQLENRKGHSAMDVAKAYADSRIIGLIKEKLDNLPKPAENQKPKGKPQPKAKTEGPEIKKEEETLSAIYTVPAIVEDKKMRKDNVVYLNSLITSGYTKKVDITFIPQRIWSPEATTAELIRMRELRRERLTYEVDFDDFMMPFQKHITERAQAVEASFKM
- the ANKEF1 gene encoding ankyrin repeat and EF-hand domain-containing protein 1 isoform X2, with translation MALADKRLENLQIYKVLQCVRNKDKKQIEKLTRLGYPELINFTDPVNGNSALHLASVSNDIDMVSFLLSLGAHPDVQDKMGCTPTMRAAELGHELSMEILAKAKADMTVVDNEGKGILFYCILPTKRHYRCALIALEHGADVNNCTCEGKPIFLRACEEAHDVKDVCLMFLEKGANPNAINTSTGRTALMEASREGVTELVRGILERGGDVNAFDNDRHHAAHFAAKGGFFDILKLLFAYNGDMGLIAMNGNTPLHYAAMGGFADCCKYIAQRGCDLKWKNLEHKMPRNLAKEGGFKAASKEIRRAEQIANKLARPGVKNPNPHLFLRLHDWSIEHETFLREAFSFVDRGDGTVTKEDFVLTLEERQDFVNSEQLAAIAQLHEKVRGGGVNINEFFKGIRYLSKSYVLGSYGPKKKKKGMAKRARVGKFVLPLPICIIPDHVFPRRSDGGPPCYMIETYKNVTDCNRFNRDHPPEHPIQDDSAWYIDDTGKVFSNINFITKAGDLASLKKAFESGIPVDMKDNYYKTPLMTACATGNIDAVKFLLEKGANVNATDNFLWTPLHFACHAGQQDIVELLVKSGAVVDALSINNSTPLSRAIESCRLDTVKYLLDIGAKFQLENRKGHSAMDVAKAYADSRIIGLIKEKLDNLPKPAENQKPKGKPQPKAKTEGPEIKKEEETLSAIYTVPAIVEDKKMRKDNVVYLNSLITSGYTKKVDITFIPQRIWSPEATTAELIRMRELRRERLTYEVDFDDFMMPFQKHITERAQAVEASFKM
- the ANKEF1 gene encoding ankyrin repeat and EF-hand domain-containing protein 1 isoform X3 is translated as MAESEEELKSLLMKVKEFLIWPTKAFARSWSNMALADKRLENLQIYKVLQCVRNKDKKQIEKLTRLGYPELINFTDPVNGNSALHLASVSNDIDMVSFLLSLGAHPDVQDKMGCTPTMRAAELGHELSMEILAKAKADMTVVDNEGKGILFYCILPTKRHYRCALIALEHGADVNNCTCEGKPIFLRACEEAHDVKDVCLMFLEKGANPNAINTILKLLFAYNGDMGLIAMNGNTPLHYAAMGGFADCCKYIAQRGCDLKWKNLEHKMPRNLAKEGGFKAASKEIRRAEQIANKLARPGVKNPNPHLFLRLHDWSIEHETFLREAFSFVDRGDGTVTKEDFVLTLEERQDFVNSEQLAAIAQLHEKVRGGGVNINEFFKGIRYLSKSYVLGSYGPKKKKKGMAKRARVGKFVLPLPICIIPDHVFPRRSDGGPPCYMIETYKNVTDCNRFNRDHPPEHPIQDDSAWYIDDTGKVFSNINFITKAGDLASLKKAFESGIPVDMKDNYYKTPLMTACATGNIDAVKFLLEKGANVNATDNFLWTPLHFACHAGQQDIVELLVKSGAVVDALSINNSTPLSRAIESCRLDTVKYLLDIGAKFQLENRKGHSAMDVAKAYADSRIIGLIKEKLDNLPKPAENQKPKGKPQPKAKTEGPEIKKEEETLSAIYTVPAIVEDKKMRKDNVVYLNSLITSGYTKKVDITFIPQRIWSPEATTAELIRMRELRRERLTYEVDFDDFMMPFQKHITERAQAVEASFKM